In the genome of Moorena sp. SIOASIH, the window CAGACCTAGCCAAAGGCCAAGATTCCACCCTTGAGTTTTAGAAAAATCTGGGATTATGTGGTACCACTGGGGGGGATTTAATTTCATTTTCATTCTGGTGTTTCAGCTCAGTGGCAATGATTAGCTGATCAAGGGTGCAGTTGAGCTTTTCCATCATTAACTTAGTCTGCCAAAAGGAGAGCTTAGGCTGCATTTTACCCCTTTCCCAAATGGAAATGGTTTTTTGGGTTACTCCAAGAGCCTCAGCAAGTTCTCGCTGAGTTAAGCCAACTTGCTGGCGCAACTTTAGTAGTGTTATGTCATGATGTTC includes:
- a CDS encoding helix-turn-helix transcriptional regulator → MMLREHHDITLLKLRQQVGLTQRELAEALGVTQKTISIWERGKMQPKLSFWQTKLMMEKLNCTLDQLIIATELKHQNENEIKSPPVVPHNPRFF